A genome region from Cucurbita pepo subsp. pepo cultivar mu-cu-16 chromosome LG02, ASM280686v2, whole genome shotgun sequence includes the following:
- the LOC111788469 gene encoding uncharacterized protein LOC111788469, translated as MVEALEVSYSGSSSGGCSYSSYGSPTSHPGLSHAPTSRRPLTRAYSSGHNERRGEERTWSSESSMIIEGMRRASPYTPQEKRHRIERYKIKRNQRNFNKKIKYECRKTLADSRKRIRGRFARNEEAENSNSTSSPVETWSCYDNAMPEDDASWTTFLDSYSLNFVP; from the exons ATGGTAGAGGCATTGGAGGTTAGTTATAGTGGGAGTAGTAGTGGAGGTTGTAGTTATAGTAGCTACGGGTCTCCAACATCGCACCCTGGGCTAAGCCATGCTCCAACCTCTCGCCGACCACTCACAAGGGCTTACAGCTCCGGCCATAATGAGAGAAGAGGCGAAGAGAGGACATGGTCCAGTGAAAGCAGTATGATAATTGAAGGAATGAGAAGAGCTTCTCCATATACTCCCCAAGAGAAGAGACACAGAATTGAAAGatacaaaatcaagagaaaCCAAAGGAATTTTAATAAGAAGATTaag TATGAATGTAGGAAGACACTGGCAGATAGTAGAAAGCGCATACGAGGGAGATTTGCGAGAAATGAAGAAGCTGAGAATAGTAACTCGACTAGCTCGCCAGTCGAGACATGGAGCTGCTATGACAATGCCATGCCCGAGGACGATGCCTCTTGGACAACCTTTCTTGATTCTTACTCTCTAAACTTCGTTCCTTGA
- the LOC111788470 gene encoding chitinase 2-like — protein MEMDGIIVVLLLILVAPPSTAAVVVPATVFREYIGAEFNDVKFSDVPINPNVEEFHFLLSFAIDFDSSRRCFTNGVFNVFWDSYNLSPSAVAAIKKNHSNVRVGVSLGGDSVGDSGFVYFKPSSIASWVSNAERSLTKLINTFKLDGIDIDYEHFESDPNTFAECIGQLIRRLKKKGVISFASIAPFDDTEVQAHYLALWKRYGHLIDYVNFQFYAYDKTTTVHQFIKHFKAQSSNYEGGRILASLASDDTGGLLPKHGFFKACRRLRTDKLLHGIFIWSADDSQAHGFRYEKKAQALLQSPNYHS, from the exons ATGGAAATGGATGGAATAATTGTTGTTCTTCTATTGATTCTGGTGGCTCCGCCGTCTACTGCGGCGGTGGTAGTACCGGCGACTGTGTTTAGAGAATACATAGGAGCTGAGTTCAATGATGTCAAATTTTCCGACGTTCCGATTAACCCAAATGTAGAAGAGTTTCACTTTCTTCTGTCGTTTGCCATAGACTTCGACAGCTCCCGCCGTTGTTTCACTAATGGAGTATTCAATGTTTTCTGGGATTCCTATAATCTTAGCCCTTCCGCTGTTGCTGCCATTAAAAAG aatcattcaaacgTGAGAGTGGGTGTAAGTCTTGGAGGAGACAGCGTGGGAGACTCAGGCTTTGTTTATTTCAAACCTTCTTCAATAGCTTCATGGGTTTCCAACGCAGAACGTTCACTCACAAAGCTCATAAACACCTTCAAACTCGACGGCATCGACATCGATTACGAACACTTCGAGTCGGACCCCAACACGTTCGCTGAGTGCATAGGGCAGCTAATTAGACGGCTAAAGAAGAAGGGAGTCATCTCATTTGCTTCCATTGCCCCTTTTGACGACACTGAAGTTCAAGCCCATTACTTAGCCTTGTGGAAAAGATACGGGCACTTGATAGATTAtgttaattttcaattctatgCTTATGATAAGACCACCACAGTTCATCAGTTTATCAAACATTTCAAAGCTCAAAGCTCAAATTATGAAGGTGGTAGGATCCTGGCAAGCTTAGCCAGCGATGATACCGGCGGATTGTTGCCAAAGCATGGGTTTTTTAAGGCGTGTCGAAGGCTTAGAACGGACAAACTCCTTCATGGAATCTTTATTTGGTCTGCAGATGATTCACAAGCTCATGGTTTTAGGTATGAAAAGAAGGCACAAGCACTTCTACAAAGCCCCAATTACCACTCATGA